A genomic stretch from Anaerosporomusa subterranea includes:
- a CDS encoding XdhC family protein, whose translation MDVFSELLFDAQAARTVYIVTLTKSPPSFQQYLGQRLLFYLEGESKGCIISESFTTEILQELAGKSWEYPSLFRLDGKPEFELFWDKLIQQRQAIIFGGGHISQPLVDILSLIGYTVTVVDDRPDFANSARFPKAASVFCGSFEKAFSDIEIGKAAAVIIVTRGHKHDLACLRHALNSRGFYIGMIGSRRKISLIFETLREEGVSDAAIRSVRAPIGLDLHGQTPAEIALSIAAEILAVEKGGTGLPLSTMWRSERVD comes from the coding sequence TTGGATGTATTTTCCGAGCTTCTATTTGATGCACAAGCCGCACGCACTGTGTATATAGTAACATTAACGAAGTCTCCGCCGTCTTTTCAACAGTATCTCGGACAGCGGCTTTTGTTCTATCTGGAGGGCGAATCTAAAGGCTGCATCATCAGCGAATCTTTTACCACAGAGATATTGCAAGAGTTGGCGGGAAAGAGTTGGGAATATCCTAGCTTATTTCGCTTAGATGGCAAACCGGAATTCGAGCTCTTTTGGGATAAACTAATTCAGCAACGGCAAGCGATTATCTTTGGCGGTGGCCATATCAGTCAGCCGCTTGTCGACATCTTATCATTGATCGGTTATACTGTGACTGTTGTTGATGACCGCCCCGACTTCGCCAACTCGGCGAGATTTCCTAAAGCGGCTAGTGTTTTTTGCGGATCATTTGAAAAGGCGTTTTCTGATATCGAAATAGGTAAAGCTGCTGCCGTTATTATCGTAACTCGTGGGCATAAGCATGATTTAGCCTGTTTGCGGCATGCGCTCAATAGCCGCGGATTTTATATCGGCATGATTGGTAGTCGGCGAAAGATTAGTCTTATTTTTGAGACACTGCGCGAAGAGGGAGTATCTGATGCAGCCATTCGCAGCGTTCGGGCACCCATCGGGCTTGATCTACATGGCCAGACTCCTGCCGAGATTGCTTTGAGCATTGCGGCAGAAATCCTGGCAGTGGAAAAGGGTGGAACTGGATTGCCCTTATCGACGATGTGGAGGAGTGAGCGAGTTGACTGA
- a CDS encoding XdhC family protein, which yields MSELTEALLLHIHSRQLAGKATALATIISTKGSTPCKAGAKMLVFPDGGTYGTIGGGCAEAEVKMKALSVLDDGVACTISVWLLDDDAAQNGMVCGGTMNVFIQVV from the coding sequence GTGAGCGAGTTGACTGAAGCTCTTCTTCTGCATATCCATAGCCGCCAGTTGGCAGGGAAGGCCACGGCGTTAGCAACAATAATCAGTACTAAAGGGTCAACACCGTGCAAAGCAGGTGCAAAGATGCTGGTTTTCCCTGATGGCGGTACGTATGGTACCATCGGTGGTGGCTGCGCGGAGGCCGAAGTGAAAATGAAAGCATTGTCAGTGTTAGATGATGGAGTTGCTTGCACGATTTCTGTGTGGCTGCTTGATGATGATGCAGCCCAGAATGGCATGGTTTGCGGCGGTACTATGAATGTATTTATTCAAGTCGTTTAA
- a CDS encoding NUDIX hydrolase: MDIERLYQKLQQRQLEQPIIDNAGEFLESAVILPLVEENGKLSVLFEVRAQSLKRQPGEICFPGGRIEPRETSMAAAIRETAEELTLPKECIRVLGPLPIVASPIGVMLFPYVGVLSSSCTIRPSKQEVEECFTVPLSYLLQTKPVIGKMELATRPLADIPPGFMPDGYSPDWKRRHTYPIWFYRYENRVIWGLTGRVLATFLDVCRLVCR, from the coding sequence ATGGATATCGAGAGATTATATCAAAAGCTGCAACAGCGACAGCTTGAACAGCCAATCATTGATAACGCGGGAGAGTTTCTGGAGTCTGCGGTGATTCTCCCATTAGTCGAGGAGAATGGCAAACTATCTGTACTGTTTGAGGTACGGGCGCAGAGCCTTAAACGCCAACCAGGGGAAATCTGTTTTCCCGGCGGCCGGATTGAACCGAGAGAGACGTCTATGGCGGCGGCAATTCGCGAGACTGCCGAGGAATTAACACTGCCAAAGGAATGTATCAGAGTGCTCGGACCCTTGCCGATTGTGGCCAGTCCCATCGGTGTTATGCTTTTCCCCTATGTGGGCGTGTTGTCTAGCTCGTGCACGATCCGTCCTAGTAAGCAAGAGGTGGAGGAGTGCTTTACTGTGCCGCTTTCTTATTTACTGCAGACTAAACCAGTAATTGGTAAGATGGAGCTGGCTACCCGACCACTAGCCGATATTCCACCAGGTTTTATGCCTGACGGATACTCACCGGATTGGAAGCGTAGACACACATACCCGATTTGGTTTTACCGTTATGAAAATCGCGTGATTTGGGGTTTGACTGGACGGGTGCTGGCTACGTTTCTTGATGTTTGCCGATTGGTTTGCAGATAA
- a CDS encoding glycosyl hydrolase family 18 protein, which translates to MRYSRIITATVLVSLLAAGLVWGGGCGKKAAPKPLPGQQQGTQAPTQYPRLIIGYYENPWPGTPDKTGSFPSMKTYAKHMTAVAPFWYRAKSDGMLETKESQLVHDTAKQLGLKIYPLITNKTGATDEVLGNPTVRTKVIDNIVKMVQEKQYDGVNIDFELLKPAHKDNLNAFMAELYPKLKQINKTVIISIFPKVDVHEDVSGAYDYPQLAKNADYLQIMTYDKHWATSEPGAIAPVDWYEKNIQYAIEKSGGPHKVIIGVSAYGYDWPKEGAGETITYVNAIVLAEKHGAKVQYDEASQAPHFSYNGHEVWFENDRSTAAKLAIIAKYNPAGIAIWRLGQEQPEAWNEIASKFPKK; encoded by the coding sequence ATGCGTTACTCAAGAATAATTACAGCAACCGTTTTAGTTTCGTTGCTTGCGGCCGGATTAGTATGGGGGGGAGGCTGTGGCAAGAAGGCTGCACCCAAGCCACTGCCGGGACAGCAGCAAGGAACACAGGCGCCGACGCAATATCCTCGCTTGATTATCGGTTATTATGAGAACCCCTGGCCAGGTACTCCGGATAAAACAGGCTCATTTCCTAGTATGAAAACCTATGCGAAGCATATGACCGCAGTTGCGCCATTTTGGTACCGGGCAAAAAGTGACGGCATGCTGGAGACAAAGGAAAGCCAACTGGTTCACGATACCGCAAAACAGCTTGGGTTAAAGATTTATCCGCTGATAACCAACAAGACTGGTGCGACAGATGAAGTGCTGGGAAATCCGACTGTGCGGACAAAGGTAATTGACAACATCGTTAAAATGGTGCAAGAAAAACAATATGACGGAGTAAATATCGATTTTGAGCTGTTAAAGCCAGCGCATAAGGATAACTTAAACGCTTTTATGGCTGAATTGTATCCTAAGCTAAAACAAATCAATAAAACGGTAATTATCTCCATCTTCCCTAAAGTCGATGTGCATGAAGACGTTTCCGGTGCCTATGACTATCCCCAGTTAGCCAAGAATGCCGATTATTTACAAATTATGACCTACGATAAACACTGGGCGACATCTGAGCCAGGTGCGATTGCGCCAGTTGACTGGTATGAAAAAAATATTCAGTACGCCATTGAAAAATCAGGCGGTCCCCATAAAGTGATTATCGGTGTCAGTGCTTATGGCTATGATTGGCCAAAAGAAGGAGCCGGTGAGACCATCACCTATGTCAATGCGATTGTTCTTGCAGAAAAGCATGGCGCAAAAGTCCAGTATGATGAGGCCTCCCAAGCGCCACATTTTTCCTACAACGGACATGAGGTTTGGTTCGAAAACGATCGCAGTACAGCAGCTAAGCTCGCTATTATCGCCAAGTATAACCCTGCAGGAATTGCAATCTGGCGTTTAGGTCAGGAACAGCCTGAGGCTTGGAACGAGATAGCCAGCAAATTCCCCAAAAAATAG
- a CDS encoding type 1 glutamine amidotransferase domain-containing protein: protein MRRSLYGRFFLLMCEYIAQRDNMKAKVSGLAKVLLFIENNFEDMEAMYPYYRLLEAGFTVDVAGPQQEIVYKGKYGYPLAATVAAEAVTLSDYVALIIPGGQAPDKMRMNEAMVDLVRQADKQGLVIGAICHGPQLLIEADIVRGRNVTCYRSVLTDILNAGGIYHDLEVIMDDNLVTSRTPIDLPAFMQQILKQLI from the coding sequence ATGAGAAGATCTTTATATGGCAGGTTTTTTTTGCTAATGTGCGAATATATTGCTCAAAGGGATAATATGAAAGCGAAGGTGAGCGGATTGGCAAAGGTACTGCTGTTTATCGAAAACAACTTTGAAGACATGGAGGCGATGTATCCCTATTATCGTCTGCTTGAGGCGGGGTTTACCGTCGATGTGGCTGGGCCGCAGCAGGAAATAGTATATAAAGGCAAATATGGTTATCCCCTAGCCGCTACGGTAGCGGCAGAGGCGGTAACCCTGTCAGACTACGTTGCGTTGATCATTCCTGGCGGACAGGCGCCTGATAAAATGCGGATGAATGAGGCGATGGTTGACTTGGTGCGGCAGGCAGACAAGCAGGGTTTGGTTATTGGCGCCATCTGTCATGGGCCGCAACTGCTGATCGAGGCCGATATTGTTCGCGGTCGGAATGTCACCTGCTATCGTTCGGTTTTGACTGATATCTTGAATGCCGGCGGCATTTACCACGATCTTGAGGTGATTATGGATGATAACCTAGTAACCTCAAGAACGCCAATTGATCTGCCCGCGTTTATGCAGCAGATACTTAAGCAGCTAATATAG
- a CDS encoding copper ion binding protein, producing the protein MCKTCGCHGTHLEKIVLKVQGMSCAHCKNAVEKAVRGLPGVMSGEVKLTAKILTVEFDSTKTRLNDITDAIEDAGFSVV; encoded by the coding sequence ATGTGCAAAACATGCGGTTGCCATGGGACGCACCTGGAGAAGATAGTACTTAAAGTCCAAGGAATGAGCTGTGCTCACTGCAAGAATGCGGTTGAAAAGGCAGTACGCGGCTTGCCAGGGGTCATGTCAGGTGAAGTAAAGCTAACGGCCAAAATCCTAACTGTCGAGTTTGATTCTACGAAAACAAGGTTAAACGATATTACAGACGCAATTGAGGATGCCGGGTTCTCGGTGGTCTAG
- a CDS encoding LCP family protein: MTRTEQMKQRRVQERKWLKFAIVAFGLLIAATAISYYWFSESSMPTPKRNKRANTGQFGALPDMGKVNILVLGVDHRKEDIGRSDTLFLITLDTKTKETALLSIPRDTRVKIPGYGFDKVNHAYALGGHQLTQKAVEELLGTPIDYYVEVDFLGFNKIVDAVGGVDIAVEKRMYYEDPYDDLIIDLQPGMQHMGGDTAIKYVRYRDEEGDIGRIDRQQHFIRAMMDEVTSPAILVKLPAIISEVKNAIRTDLSVTELIGMGKALKDAKGQGLKTDMAPGTPIDIAGISYLAPDIVALREHMAKVLGIKPDAQYTSSANRLAAEYQNSLPDETVLSDKPVSTKSSLAKPGQPKSATTPVKPVVPQKPASQVRPAEPQSGLIRVDIINASGNASAGEKMASQLKQQGFSVTEVSTSGNVNRNTIVIARSAQESILNRLTGLPFNYALQVSPQAGSANQVTVVVGKDYIGR; the protein is encoded by the coding sequence ATGACGCGTACGGAACAAATGAAGCAGAGAAGAGTTCAAGAACGCAAATGGCTGAAATTTGCAATTGTCGCTTTTGGCTTACTGATTGCGGCTACTGCGATTTCATACTATTGGTTCAGTGAATCCTCCATGCCAACTCCCAAACGGAATAAACGAGCAAATACCGGCCAATTTGGAGCTCTTCCTGACATGGGGAAGGTAAATATCCTCGTATTGGGGGTCGATCATCGAAAAGAGGACATTGGCCGCTCTGACACGTTGTTTTTAATTACGTTAGATACCAAGACGAAGGAAACTGCGTTATTATCGATTCCACGAGATACCCGTGTTAAGATACCAGGCTATGGTTTTGACAAAGTTAATCACGCTTACGCTTTAGGCGGGCATCAACTAACCCAAAAGGCAGTCGAGGAACTTCTGGGGACGCCAATAGACTATTATGTCGAAGTTGACTTCTTGGGCTTCAATAAGATTGTTGACGCAGTCGGCGGTGTCGACATTGCCGTAGAAAAGCGAATGTATTACGAGGACCCGTATGATGATTTGATCATCGACTTACAGCCGGGAATGCAGCATATGGGTGGTGATACTGCCATCAAATATGTGCGTTACCGTGATGAAGAAGGCGATATTGGGCGAATTGATCGTCAACAGCATTTTATTCGCGCAATGATGGATGAGGTGACTAGCCCTGCTATTCTTGTCAAATTGCCTGCTATCATCAGCGAAGTGAAAAATGCCATTCGCACAGACTTATCAGTAACAGAACTGATTGGTATGGGTAAGGCGCTTAAAGATGCTAAAGGACAGGGGCTAAAAACCGATATGGCGCCAGGAACACCAATTGATATCGCTGGTATCAGCTATCTTGCCCCAGATATTGTTGCGCTCCGGGAGCATATGGCGAAAGTGCTCGGGATCAAACCTGATGCGCAATATACCTCATCAGCAAATCGATTGGCGGCCGAGTACCAAAATTCTCTACCAGATGAAACGGTGCTATCAGATAAACCTGTATCAACAAAGTCTAGTTTGGCAAAACCCGGCCAACCTAAGTCTGCAACTACGCCGGTAAAACCGGTTGTTCCCCAGAAACCAGCCAGTCAGGTAAGGCCAGCTGAACCTCAGTCTGGCTTGATCCGGGTGGATATTATTAACGCCAGTGGTAATGCATCTGCAGGTGAAAAAATGGCATCACAGCTTAAACAACAAGGATTTTCCGTAACAGAGGTAAGTACTTCGGGCAATGTGAATCGCAATACCATTGTCATCGCCCGTTCTGCCCAAGAATCTATTCTCAACCGGCTGACAGGTTTGCCCTTTAATTATGCACTTCAAGTATCGCCGCAGGCGGGGAGTGCGAATCAGGTGACAGTTGTCGTCGGCAAAGACTATATCGGGCGTTGA
- a CDS encoding Crp/Fnr family transcriptional regulator yields MEYLNQIPLFAGMSEDQLRQIHRYSVERSYGKGSFIFQEGDPGEGFHFVISGKVKIVKGSDDGREHTIKIMQPGDVFAEVLLFTAFPYPATAVAAENSRVGMIKNSDLEKLILTNSQLALQLIKALSQRLIYAQRKIKDLALNDVMSRTAETLVSLARDHGQRNEKGHIAILLDMPRQELANLVGTTRESVTRSLSSLKRDRLIDFDGRRIIILEPEKLQSLSE; encoded by the coding sequence ATGGAGTATCTCAATCAGATTCCGTTATTCGCCGGAATGTCTGAAGACCAGCTTAGGCAGATTCATCGTTATAGCGTTGAGCGTTCTTACGGCAAAGGCTCCTTTATCTTCCAAGAGGGAGACCCTGGCGAAGGCTTTCACTTTGTTATCAGTGGCAAAGTGAAAATCGTCAAAGGCTCTGACGACGGACGCGAGCATACGATCAAAATTATGCAGCCAGGAGATGTCTTCGCCGAAGTATTACTGTTCACAGCCTTTCCCTATCCAGCAACCGCCGTAGCTGCTGAAAACTCACGCGTTGGCATGATAAAAAACAGCGATTTGGAAAAGCTAATCCTCACCAATAGCCAACTCGCTTTACAGCTCATTAAAGCTCTCAGTCAACGTCTGATCTATGCGCAAAGAAAAATTAAGGACCTCGCCTTAAATGACGTCATGTCACGTACTGCTGAGACTCTAGTCAGCCTAGCTCGCGATCATGGCCAGCGCAACGAAAAAGGCCATATCGCCATTCTCCTTGACATGCCTCGTCAAGAGCTAGCCAACCTGGTAGGAACCACCCGCGAGTCTGTCACTCGCAGCCTCAGTTCCCTCAAACGCGACCGCTTGATCGACTTTGACGGTCGCCGGATCATCATCCTCGAGCCAGAAAAGCTGCAGTCTCTGTCAGAATAA
- a CDS encoding cell division FtsA domain-containing protein: MEKQLLFALDIGTRSVVGLIGCPGPNGLDIIATERMEHHTRSMLDGQIHDVPEVAQLITQIKAKLEKSCGPLHETAVAAAGRSLCTLRAQADLDTSHRGALSVQDERTLELAALQCAQRQLAASSELPDPAAYYCVGYSVTGFTLDGTKLISLVGQRGKTAVIELIATFLPRQVIDSMQSALTAAGLELTTLTLEPIAAINVLIPTTMRHLNLALVDVGAGTSDVAITRDGSVIAYGMVPSAGDEITEAISHQYLLDFNVAETVKRQLLKHKRITFTDVLGIVHKVPAAEILERIQTNIAELARDIAAQILTLNGVAPQAVLLVGGGSLTPLLPQAVAQSLELPLARVAIRKPETVDGFNSIPAVLSEPDGVTPLGILKIAASNTLHFISVWVNDNPVRLFNLSELTVADAILGAGIDARSLHGRPGMGLTIRVNSETRFFPGQSGQPGQITINGEPAKLTDSLVDKASITVAKGKSGASPRMCVADVVDVPDSFTVTINTMLTIIQPVITVNGQAATMETQLNDRDEVCCCLPKTADEVINTCEITAKPTIFNYVINGTEREFSVMPNLSVNGKPARPDTLIEANAVILIQDATPPTITEVLGLDSFREETLVVQFNGTPCRLPARRQSLLCDNQPISPDALAPIGGNITYTVSQTPPTVSDVLLAADFDPRSLPLGSQVNVLLNGRTVEYLAPVKNGDQIEVTVK; this comes from the coding sequence ATGGAAAAACAGCTGTTATTCGCCCTCGACATCGGAACGCGCAGTGTAGTCGGTCTGATCGGCTGTCCTGGACCGAATGGATTGGATATTATTGCGACCGAACGTATGGAGCACCATACCCGTTCTATGCTTGACGGACAAATCCACGATGTACCGGAAGTTGCACAATTAATTACACAAATAAAAGCCAAGCTGGAGAAAAGCTGCGGTCCGCTTCACGAGACGGCTGTCGCAGCGGCCGGACGCTCACTTTGCACCTTACGCGCACAGGCTGACCTTGATACATCACACCGTGGCGCGTTATCCGTCCAAGATGAGCGAACGCTCGAATTAGCCGCTTTACAATGCGCACAGCGGCAACTTGCCGCGTCATCAGAACTGCCTGACCCAGCTGCCTATTATTGCGTAGGCTACAGTGTCACCGGTTTTACATTAGATGGAACAAAACTAATCAGCCTAGTTGGGCAACGCGGCAAAACCGCTGTTATTGAGCTTATCGCTACATTTCTGCCTCGTCAGGTTATCGACTCCATGCAGTCAGCCTTGACTGCCGCCGGCTTAGAGTTGACCACCTTAACACTTGAGCCAATTGCCGCCATTAACGTATTGATACCGACTACTATGCGTCACCTGAATTTGGCTCTGGTTGATGTCGGCGCAGGAACGTCAGATGTGGCCATTACCCGTGACGGCTCTGTCATCGCCTATGGTATGGTTCCATCAGCCGGCGATGAGATTACTGAGGCGATCTCGCACCAGTATCTCCTCGACTTTAATGTGGCGGAGACAGTCAAACGCCAGCTACTAAAACATAAAAGAATCACCTTTACCGATGTCCTGGGTATTGTTCATAAAGTCCCCGCAGCCGAAATTTTAGAGCGAATACAGACCAACATTGCAGAGTTGGCCCGTGATATTGCCGCCCAGATTCTTACCCTTAACGGCGTAGCCCCGCAAGCGGTTCTGCTGGTGGGCGGCGGCTCATTAACACCGTTACTGCCACAAGCCGTAGCACAATCATTAGAGCTGCCGCTTGCAAGGGTCGCCATCCGCAAGCCGGAAACAGTGGATGGCTTTAACAGTATCCCAGCAGTTCTCTCCGAACCTGACGGAGTCACGCCGCTTGGCATTTTAAAAATTGCAGCAAGCAACACCTTGCATTTCATTAGCGTCTGGGTTAACGACAACCCGGTACGGTTATTCAATTTAAGTGAATTGACTGTCGCTGACGCAATACTCGGCGCCGGCATTGACGCGCGCAGTCTACATGGCAGACCGGGCATGGGCCTGACGATTCGCGTTAATAGCGAAACCCGCTTTTTCCCAGGACAGTCGGGCCAGCCTGGACAGATCACCATCAATGGAGAACCTGCCAAACTGACTGACTCGCTAGTCGATAAGGCCTCGATTACTGTGGCCAAGGGCAAAAGCGGCGCTTCACCGCGCATGTGCGTAGCAGATGTAGTCGACGTACCGGATTCCTTCACAGTAACTATCAACACGATGCTGACGATAATTCAACCGGTTATAACTGTCAATGGCCAAGCCGCTACCATGGAAACGCAACTCAATGATCGGGATGAAGTCTGCTGCTGTTTACCAAAGACGGCGGACGAAGTCATCAATACCTGCGAAATAACCGCCAAACCAACAATCTTCAATTATGTAATTAACGGCACTGAGCGTGAGTTTTCAGTCATGCCTAATCTAAGCGTCAATGGCAAGCCCGCGCGACCGGACACATTGATCGAGGCGAATGCTGTCATTCTCATACAGGATGCTACGCCGCCCACCATTACCGAAGTTCTCGGCTTAGATTCTTTCAGGGAAGAAACACTAGTTGTTCAATTCAACGGTACTCCCTGCCGTCTGCCCGCAAGACGTCAATCGCTGCTATGTGATAACCAGCCGATCTCACCAGATGCACTAGCGCCGATTGGCGGTAATATAACATACACGGTTTCCCAGACACCGCCCACTGTCAGCGATGTACTATTGGCTGCAGACTTTGACCCTCGCTCATTACCACTAGGCAGTCAAGTTAATGTACTATTGAATGGCCGGACGGTCGAATACTTAGCACCGGTAAAAAACGGTGATCAAATTGAAGTAACCGTCAAGTAA
- a CDS encoding DegV family protein translates to MPKVHIVIDSTANVPQTMLEEHKNLHVVPLAVMLGHRQWREDQIDNTDLFSLIRETGEFPKTSQPAPGEFIRIFEPIIGAGDDIVVITLSSGLSGTVQSAQTAAQSIDPKRIRVVDSGTTAIGMVRMAQQALLMAAAGKSAVDIANRMERVSQATHTLFVPATLEYLHKGGRIGGAAALLGTILQIRPVLYLNSGKVAVLDKVRTWTKAINRIVEEVKQHNNPEYIGIVHLDAPEEAEKLQLKLQEVYPADLISVSTGGAVLSSHLGPGLVGVILQDSTGA, encoded by the coding sequence ATGCCTAAGGTTCATATCGTGATTGACAGCACCGCTAATGTACCGCAAACGATGCTGGAGGAACATAAAAATCTGCATGTTGTGCCGCTTGCGGTGATGCTGGGGCATCGCCAATGGCGGGAAGACCAGATTGATAATACGGACTTATTTTCCCTTATTCGCGAAACCGGTGAATTCCCGAAAACATCGCAGCCAGCCCCGGGTGAATTTATTCGGATATTTGAGCCGATCATCGGGGCAGGCGACGATATTGTTGTCATTACGCTGTCGAGCGGTTTGAGCGGCACTGTCCAGAGCGCACAAACGGCAGCGCAAAGCATTGACCCGAAGCGAATTAGGGTAGTTGATTCAGGTACAACAGCGATCGGCATGGTTAGAATGGCGCAACAGGCGCTTTTAATGGCAGCGGCTGGTAAATCGGCAGTTGATATCGCCAACCGAATGGAGCGTGTGAGTCAAGCAACCCACACGCTTTTTGTGCCTGCCACACTAGAATATTTGCATAAAGGCGGCCGTATTGGCGGCGCAGCGGCACTTTTAGGCACGATCCTGCAAATTCGCCCGGTGCTTTATCTCAACAGCGGCAAGGTGGCAGTACTTGACAAGGTACGGACCTGGACCAAGGCTATTAACCGCATAGTGGAAGAAGTGAAGCAGCATAATAATCCCGAGTATATAGGAATCGTTCATCTCGACGCGCCGGAAGAAGCGGAGAAGCTTCAACTGAAACTTCAGGAAGTTTATCCGGCTGATCTGATTAGCGTGAGCACAGGCGGAGCGGTTCTTTCGTCACATTTGGGGCCAGGGTTAGTCGGGGTCATCCTTCAGGACTCTACGGGCGCTTAG
- a CDS encoding DAK2 domain-containing protein, with protein MFVQPSVEMITGGDFRRMINGAYRTFLREYEAINCLNVFPVPDGDTGTNMMLTLGAVTRVLAQAPESDIGALSKRAADGAIMGARGNSGVILSQIFRGIARGLQGKNEATSSELGKAFQYGILYAYRAVARPVEGTILTVAKGIAKGARRTVRENLPFPEILSAAIEAGKEELARTPELLPILKSAGVVDAGGQGLIAFLSGCLDGINGIDSAPEANFSQTLKTTSQEKVEISHPYCTEFIVDPCSQTTQAAKTVLEPLGESLVLAGGDGLLKVHIHTARPGTVLESAITWGTLHDIKIDNMADQHEHRLVHSNDGILAKTAVISVAAGDGQAEIMHRLGAVGIVSGGDTMNPAVEDFLAAVHAGKAEHYIILPNNKNVVLAASQTQKLIGDSVTVLPSVNMPQAIAALTAFDPDKSYDANIAAMTQRMNSVKAASLTIAVRDSQADGRSVSAGRFIGLLEGKIVTDAEDIDTALSALISEVITPQTEVVSLYYGSGVSSGEAERLQALLAQRFSNVQIELYNGGQPYYHLIISAE; from the coding sequence ATGTTTGTGCAACCATCAGTTGAAATGATAACTGGCGGCGATTTTCGCCGGATGATTAATGGGGCTTATCGCACGTTTTTACGTGAATATGAGGCAATTAATTGCCTGAATGTTTTTCCTGTGCCGGACGGAGATACTGGCACAAATATGATGCTAACTCTGGGCGCAGTCACACGGGTATTGGCGCAAGCGCCAGAATCTGACATCGGCGCTCTATCAAAGCGAGCAGCTGATGGTGCGATCATGGGCGCCAGAGGGAACTCCGGCGTAATACTTTCACAGATTTTCCGCGGCATAGCTCGTGGCTTGCAGGGTAAAAATGAGGCGACGTCATCGGAATTGGGCAAAGCGTTTCAATACGGTATTCTTTACGCATACCGCGCGGTCGCCCGTCCGGTCGAGGGAACAATTCTGACTGTTGCAAAAGGCATAGCCAAGGGTGCAAGGCGTACTGTGCGGGAAAATCTGCCGTTTCCCGAGATATTGTCAGCAGCGATTGAAGCCGGTAAAGAAGAATTAGCGCGCACGCCTGAGCTCTTGCCAATCCTTAAATCTGCTGGTGTGGTCGATGCAGGCGGTCAGGGACTGATTGCTTTCCTTAGCGGCTGTCTTGACGGAATAAACGGCATTGATTCTGCGCCAGAGGCAAATTTCTCGCAGACGCTTAAAACCACCTCACAGGAAAAGGTCGAAATTTCTCATCCCTATTGTACCGAATTTATTGTAGATCCCTGTAGCCAGACAACCCAGGCAGCAAAGACGGTGCTAGAGCCGCTTGGCGAATCACTGGTTCTGGCAGGCGGCGATGGTTTATTGAAGGTACACATTCATACCGCCCGCCCGGGTACAGTTCTCGAGTCTGCTATTACCTGGGGGACATTACATGATATCAAGATCGATAACATGGCAGATCAACATGAACATCGCTTAGTGCATTCAAATGACGGAATATTGGCTAAAACCGCAGTGATTAGTGTAGCTGCTGGCGATGGCCAGGCTGAGATCATGCACCGATTGGGGGCTGTTGGCATCGTGTCTGGTGGCGATACGATGAATCCGGCGGTCGAGGATTTTTTAGCGGCGGTTCATGCTGGCAAGGCCGAGCATTATATTATTTTGCCAAACAATAAGAATGTGGTGCTAGCTGCGTCCCAAACGCAAAAATTGATTGGAGACAGTGTAACTGTTCTGCCATCAGTGAATATGCCGCAAGCTATTGCAGCGTTGACCGCGTTTGATCCCGATAAGTCGTACGATGCCAATATTGCTGCCATGACGCAACGTATGAATAGTGTGAAGGCGGCAAGCCTGACAATTGCCGTGCGCGATAGCCAGGCAGATGGCCGTTCGGTGAGCGCTGGACGTTTTATTGGACTGTTGGAAGGTAAAATTGTTACCGATGCTGAAGATATTGATACTGCTCTATCAGCTTTGATCTCAGAGGTGATCACTCCTCAAACTGAGGTTGTCAGTCTCTACTATGGTTCAGGCGTTAGTTCCGGCGAAGCGGAGCGATTACAGGCGCTTTTGGCACAGCGGTTTAGTAATGTACAGATCGAACTATATAATGGCGGGCAGCCATACTATCATTTAATTATATCTGCTGAATAA